A region of Malaciobacter marinus DNA encodes the following proteins:
- the hypE gene encoding hydrogenase expression/formation protein HypE: MKTVTLAHGNGGAENQELISKVFYKAFKNDILTKSEDAAVIEDGNLAFTTDSFTVSPLFFSGANIGKLSICGTCNDLAMMGAKPKYLTCSVIIEEGFDIKSLEKIVNSMKKELEINEAIVVSGDTKVVPKGSVDKIFINTTGIGQIQQKGISSNSITQDDVIIVSRDIGCHGATIFAAREGMDMSSDLKSDCASLFIQVKALIEAGIKITALRDATRGGVSAVLNEWANQSDVCIEVDEQKIPVSNEVNGICELLGFEAMSLANEGTFVMAINKDEASKAIEVLKQFENSKNASIIANVTQQYSKKVVLNSEWGTKRFLELPTGELLPRIC, encoded by the coding sequence ATGAAAACAGTAACATTAGCTCATGGAAATGGTGGAGCAGAAAATCAAGAACTTATCTCAAAAGTTTTTTATAAAGCATTTAAAAATGATATTTTAACAAAAAGTGAAGATGCAGCTGTTATTGAAGATGGAAACTTAGCTTTTACAACGGACTCTTTTACTGTAAGTCCTTTATTTTTTAGTGGTGCTAATATAGGAAAACTTTCTATTTGTGGAACTTGTAATGATTTGGCAATGATGGGAGCAAAGCCAAAGTATTTAACTTGTTCTGTGATTATAGAAGAGGGCTTTGATATAAAAAGTTTAGAAAAAATAGTAAACTCTATGAAAAAAGAGCTTGAAATAAATGAAGCAATTGTTGTAAGTGGAGATACAAAAGTAGTTCCAAAAGGAAGTGTAGATAAGATTTTTATAAATACAACAGGAATTGGTCAAATACAACAAAAAGGTATTAGTTCAAACTCAATTACACAAGATGATGTAATTATTGTAAGTAGAGATATAGGTTGTCATGGAGCTACTATTTTTGCTGCAAGAGAAGGTATGGATATGTCTAGTGATTTAAAAAGTGATTGTGCATCACTTTTTATTCAAGTAAAAGCTTTAATTGAAGCTGGTATAAAAATTACAGCTTTAAGAGATGCAACAAGAGGTGGAGTTAGTGCTGTATTAAATGAGTGGGCTAATCAATCAGATGTATGTATTGAAGTTGATGAACAAAAAATACCAGTTTCAAATGAAGTAAATGGTATTTGTGAATTACTTGGGTTTGAAGCTATGAGTTTAGCAAATGAGGGTACCTTTGTAATGGCTATAAATAAAGATGAAGCATCAAAAGCTATTGAGGTTTTAAAACAGTTTGAAAACTCAAAAAATGCTTCAATAATTGCTAATGTTACACAACAATATTCTAAAAAAGTAGTTCTTAACTCAGAATGGGGAACAAAAAGATTTTTAGAACTACCAACAGGTGAGTTATTACCAAGAATTTGCTAA
- a CDS encoding hydrogenase maturation protein yields MRVLLIVSSFNSLSQKVYVRLKEKNYIVSVDYALSDELMIKEVQRFKPDIILCPFLNKFIPSQIFEKTPTFIVHPGIIGDRGSNSLDLAILEDKKTWGIVILKANENFDGGDIYSYKNFTMPINKSKASIYRNEATNCAIKAIDELFINLKNKEFSPIKQILNPLHKKITQNDRKINWQEDSSDTIIKKINASDSSPGVKDNLLGKECYLYCAFKEESLKAKPKEIIAKRDGAICIGTIDKSIWITHLKEKDYFKLPATYVLKDKLKGVKENRIPLVLDTHIDTFYELRVQKDDEIAYLYFNFHNGAMSTSQCIRLKYAIDYLKQECKVLVLMGAEDFFSNGIHLNILEDSKKQGEDGWSNINAINDVVKSIIFSPEIITVTSFEKNAGAGGVFLGLASDFIVINDEVVLNPHYKTLALTGSEYHTYSLPKRVGEKKAQEIIDKCLPIGSKEAKKINMVDIVFEDKSYKEDLKNFTKSLTKDLDWFYDFCEKKEEYLDENSEYINSCKEKELKLMYKQFWDKDSNFHILRQKFVYKKKVLETPKRLKEI; encoded by the coding sequence ATGAGGGTTTTACTTATTGTATCTTCTTTTAACTCACTATCTCAAAAGGTATATGTAAGATTAAAAGAGAAAAATTATATAGTTAGTGTTGATTATGCTTTAAGTGATGAGCTTATGATAAAAGAGGTTCAAAGATTTAAACCTGATATTATTCTTTGCCCTTTTTTAAATAAATTTATTCCAAGCCAGATTTTTGAAAAAACTCCTACTTTTATTGTTCATCCAGGAATTATTGGCGATAGAGGCTCAAACTCGCTTGACTTAGCAATTTTAGAAGATAAAAAAACCTGGGGTATAGTGATACTTAAAGCCAATGAAAATTTTGATGGTGGTGATATTTACTCTTATAAAAACTTTACAATGCCAATAAATAAAAGCAAAGCCTCAATATATAGAAATGAAGCAACAAACTGTGCAATAAAGGCAATTGATGAACTTTTTATAAATTTAAAAAATAAAGAGTTTTCTCCAATAAAGCAGATATTAAATCCTTTACATAAAAAAATCACACAAAATGATAGAAAAATAAATTGGCAAGAAGATAGTAGTGATACAATTATCAAAAAAATAAATGCAAGTGATTCAAGTCCTGGAGTTAAAGATAATCTTTTAGGTAAAGAGTGTTATTTGTACTGTGCTTTCAAAGAAGAGAGTTTAAAAGCAAAACCAAAAGAGATAATTGCAAAAAGAGATGGGGCAATTTGCATTGGAACAATTGATAAGTCAATTTGGATTACTCATCTAAAAGAGAAAGATTATTTTAAACTTCCAGCAACTTATGTACTAAAAGATAAACTAAAAGGTGTAAAAGAGAATAGAATACCATTAGTTTTAGATACACATATTGATACCTTTTATGAATTAAGAGTGCAAAAAGATGATGAAATAGCATATTTGTATTTTAATTTTCACAATGGTGCTATGAGTACAAGCCAATGTATTAGATTAAAATATGCAATTGATTATTTAAAACAAGAATGCAAAGTTCTTGTACTTATGGGTGCAGAAGATTTTTTTAGTAATGGAATACATTTAAATATATTAGAAGATAGTAAAAAGCAAGGCGAAGATGGTTGGAGTAATATAAATGCAATAAATGATGTAGTTAAATCAATCATATTTTCTCCTGAGATTATAACAGTTACAAGTTTTGAAAAAAATGCAGGTGCAGGGGGAGTGTTTTTAGGCTTAGCAAGTGATTTTATTGTAATCAATGATGAGGTTGTTTTAAATCCACATTATAAAACACTAGCTCTTACAGGAAGTGAGTATCATACCTACTCTTTGCCAAAAAGAGTAGGAGAAAAAAAAGCTCAAGAAATAATAGACAAATGTTTGCCAATAGGAAGTAAAGAAGCAAAAAAGATAAATATGGTGGATATTGTTTTTGAAGATAAAAGTTATAAAGAAGATTTAAAAAATTTTACAAAAAGTTTAACAAAAGATTTAGATTGGTTTTATGACTTTTGTGAAAAAAAAGAAGAGTACTTAGATGAAAATAGTGAATATATAAATAGTTGTAAAGAAAAAGAGTTAAAACTTATGTACAAGCAGTTTTGGGATAAGGATTCTAATTTCCATATTTTAAGACAAAAATTTGTATATAAAAAGAAAGTTTTAGAAACTCCAAAAAGATTAAAGGAAATATAA
- the hypA gene encoding hydrogenase maturation nickel metallochaperone HypA, protein MHEYSIVQSLLDQCEEHAKANNATKVKKIVIKIGILSGVEVDLLETAFDTFKEKTICDEALFVVNRQNIVVECNDCNETSTLEKHEFLCPLCNSGNLNVIDGEDMYLMSLELE, encoded by the coding sequence ATGCATGAATATAGTATAGTTCAATCATTATTAGACCAGTGTGAAGAACACGCAAAAGCAAATAATGCTACAAAAGTTAAGAAAATTGTTATTAAAATTGGTATATTAAGTGGTGTTGAAGTAGATTTACTTGAAACTGCCTTTGATACATTTAAAGAAAAAACAATCTGTGATGAAGCCTTGTTTGTCGTAAATAGGCAAAATATAGTAGTTGAGTGCAATGATTGCAATGAAACATCCACCTTAGAAAAACATGAGTTTTTATGTCCTTTATGTAATAGCGGTAATTTAAATGTTATAGATGGAGAAGATATGTATTTAATGAGTTTAGAATTAGAATAA
- a CDS encoding sensor domain-containing diguanylate cyclase produces the protein MKKIILKKLLFRNYLKTSLISIFFIGTLLICAYFWTNKNIINSSIDFLLKDANENTTKLINKEISTLRIKLHEVTSLLKILKAEHEFFFENINEINYIKKQKIDINYAGDGVYYKQKNNGGSSVVLLSKDKLTNKMKEKIFKTENFDRSFRTIIDENPSILAVYFNSYDNMNRYYPFIKDVYKVFSSDTNLKDYNFYNQATLKENPMKSSVWTKPYFDPVKKEWIISCIVPIYNNNFLEGVTGIDVSLDSFTKNFFDFNLPYETKSMIIDKSGTILAMSKDLNNIFDIKKSKNPDKNKQINTTILRPNEFNIISNEKFKNIFTKNNYLKNSNSRIKIKNKEYMIFINKIRINDWKVVSLLPVENLLSSVKNLEKKHLKIGYFLITFIIIFYLIFLVFLYHKSKQFVESINVSLKDMVRFTQKLVTNKPVNKVPFSGIYEIDKLAKNFNNLSLELTQRTQKLVQTEALKLVNEKLANTDALTGIYNRRFLDDFAKEFNCKPTTLSVILFDIDDFKQINDNFGHDTGDKVIKKLINIIDTSVRQSDCIIRLGGDEFLLLLKDSKEKDAYIVVEKILNKIEENNKKENNNIVFNVSYGISEYKNNHRTINELIIEADETMYKNKKLRK, from the coding sequence ATGAAAAAAATAATTCTTAAAAAACTATTATTTAGAAATTATCTAAAAACTTCATTGATATCTATCTTTTTTATTGGTACATTATTAATATGTGCTTATTTTTGGACGAATAAAAATATAATTAATAGTAGTATAGACTTTTTACTAAAAGATGCAAATGAAAATACAACAAAATTAATTAATAAAGAAATTTCAACTTTAAGAATAAAGTTACATGAAGTTACAAGCTTATTGAAAATATTAAAAGCTGAACATGAGTTCTTTTTTGAAAATATAAATGAAATAAATTATATAAAAAAACAAAAAATAGATATTAATTATGCTGGAGATGGTGTTTATTACAAACAGAAGAATAATGGTGGTTCTTCTGTTGTTCTTTTGTCAAAAGATAAGCTTACAAATAAAATGAAAGAAAAAATTTTTAAAACAGAAAATTTTGATAGAAGCTTTAGAACAATCATTGATGAAAATCCTTCAATTTTGGCTGTTTATTTTAATTCATATGATAATATGAATAGATACTATCCTTTTATCAAAGATGTTTATAAAGTTTTTTCTTCAGATACAAATTTAAAAGATTATAATTTTTATAATCAAGCTACATTAAAAGAAAATCCTATGAAAAGTTCGGTATGGACAAAACCATACTTTGATCCAGTTAAAAAAGAGTGGATTATAAGTTGCATTGTTCCAATTTATAATAATAATTTTTTAGAAGGTGTTACTGGAATTGATGTTTCTTTAGATAGTTTTACTAAAAACTTTTTTGATTTTAATTTACCTTATGAAACGAAGTCTATGATAATAGATAAATCAGGAACAATTTTAGCAATGAGTAAAGATCTTAATAATATTTTTGATATTAAAAAATCCAAAAATCCAGACAAAAATAAACAAATAAATACAACTATTTTAAGACCAAATGAATTTAATATAATAAGTAATGAAAAATTTAAAAATATATTTACAAAAAATAATTATTTAAAAAACTCTAATTCAAGAATAAAAATAAAAAATAAAGAGTATATGATTTTTATAAATAAAATAAGAATTAATGATTGGAAAGTTGTATCTTTACTTCCTGTGGAGAATTTATTAAGTTCAGTTAAAAATTTAGAAAAAAAACATTTGAAAATAGGCTATTTTTTAATTACTTTTATAATAATTTTTTATCTTATATTTTTAGTTTTTTTATATCATAAGTCAAAACAATTTGTTGAGTCAATTAATGTTTCTTTAAAAGATATGGTTAGATTTACACAAAAACTTGTGACAAACAAACCTGTCAATAAAGTACCCTTTAGTGGAATTTACGAAATTGATAAACTTGCAAAAAATTTCAATAACTTAAGTTTAGAATTAACACAAAGAACTCAAAAATTAGTTCAAACAGAAGCTTTGAAATTAGTAAATGAAAAACTAGCAAATACTGATGCATTAACTGGAATTTATAATAGAAGATTTTTAGATGACTTTGCAAAAGAGTTTAATTGTAAACCTACTACATTAAGTGTGATTCTTTTTGATATTGATGATTTTAAGCAAATTAACGATAATTTTGGACATGATACTGGCGATAAAGTTATTAAAAAGCTAATAAATATTATTGATACAAGTGTAAGGCAAAGTGACTGTATTATAAGACTTGGAGGAGATGAGTTTTTACTTTTATTAAAAGACTCAAAAGAAAAAGATGCTTATATAGTTGTGGAAAAAATATTAAATAAAATAGAAGAAAATAATAAAAAAGAAAATAATAATATAGTTTTTAATGTAAGCTATGGAATATCTGAATACAAAAATAATCATAGAACTATAAATGAACTTATAATTGAAGCAGATGAAACAATGTATAAAAATAAAAAATTAAGAAAATAA
- the cobA gene encoding uroporphyrinogen-III C-methyltransferase, protein MVYLVGAGPGDIELFTLKAINILKKADVILYDALVNPEFTIFCKKDSIKINVGKRKGKHLKNQDEINELLVKYAKEKDIVVRLKGGTPFVFGRGYEEVNALKQIGITPVIISGVSSTTSVPESFMIPSIDRSFSDSYRTITGHDLTIFNEIITSYHERENLIIMMGAYKAKEIVQSLLKKGFPKTTPIAYLSKGTTLEQKCIILTLEDVYNKNEDFFLQLKEMTPIITFVGKTIDALKY, encoded by the coding sequence TTGGTTTATTTAGTTGGTGCAGGACCTGGAGATATTGAACTTTTTACATTAAAAGCTATAAATATTTTAAAAAAAGCTGATGTGATTTTATATGATGCTTTAGTAAATCCTGAATTTACAATTTTTTGTAAAAAAGATTCTATTAAAATAAATGTTGGGAAAAGAAAAGGCAAGCATCTCAAAAACCAAGATGAGATAAATGAACTACTTGTAAAATATGCAAAAGAAAAAGATATTGTAGTAAGATTAAAAGGAGGAACTCCTTTTGTTTTTGGAAGAGGATATGAAGAAGTAAATGCTTTAAAACAAATTGGTATTACACCAGTTATTATATCAGGTGTTTCTTCAACTACTAGTGTTCCTGAAAGCTTTATGATTCCCTCAATTGATAGAAGTTTTTCTGATTCATATAGAACTATTACAGGTCATGATTTGACTATTTTCAATGAAATTATTACCTCATATCATGAAAGAGAAAACTTAATAATTATGATGGGTGCTTATAAAGCCAAAGAAATTGTTCAAAGTTTACTAAAAAAAGGTTTTCCTAAAACTACTCCTATTGCATATTTAAGTAAAGGTACAACATTAGAACAAAAATGTATTATTTTAACATTAGAAGATGTTTATAATAAAAATGAAGATTTTTTTCTACAATTAAAAGAGATGACTCCTATAATTACATTTGTAGGTAAAACAATTGATGCTTTAAAATATTAA
- the zapB gene encoding cell division protein ZapB encodes MEIIKALDSKIEKLIHDYERIRIENDALRQELNQLKNTNDELVRNNQDMLLRIDSAITLTKGKNSDAEIDFSY; translated from the coding sequence ATGGAAATTATCAAAGCACTCGATTCAAAAATCGAAAAACTAATTCATGATTATGAAAGAATAAGAATAGAAAATGATGCATTAAGACAAGAACTTAATCAATTAAAAAATACAAATGATGAATTAGTAAGAAATAATCAGGATATGCTTTTACGAATTGATAGTGCAATAACATTGACAAAAGGTAAGAATAGTGACGCAGAAATTGACTTTTCATATTAA
- a CDS encoding type II secretion system protein produces the protein MKRAFSLLELIFVITTLALLISFFTYKYEYVLSFVNSKEHKFQIAQIRSAIKEKSAIKSLNDFEKLNNLDDSALNKENSRLFTKIFDEGILSSKDSWMKVDDNIYTLKIKGEKIKFQYINTEFKCFNNSKICKELE, from the coding sequence ATGAAAAGAGCTTTTTCTTTACTTGAATTAATTTTTGTAATAACAACACTTGCATTGCTAATCTCTTTTTTTACATATAAATATGAATATGTTTTATCATTTGTTAACTCAAAGGAGCACAAGTTTCAAATAGCTCAAATTAGAAGTGCTATAAAAGAAAAAAGTGCTATTAAAAGTTTAAATGATTTCGAAAAGCTAAATAACTTAGATGATTCAGCCTTAAATAAAGAGAATAGTAGGTTATTTACAAAAATATTTGATGAAGGAATACTCTCTTCAAAAGATTCTTGGATGAAAGTAGATGATAATATTTATACTTTAAAAATAAAAGGTGAAAAAATAAAATTTCAATATATAAATACAGAATTTAAATGTTTTAATAATAGTAAAATATGTAAAGAATTAGAATGA